In the genome of Aspergillus luchuensis IFO 4308 DNA, chromosome 2, nearly complete sequence, one region contains:
- a CDS encoding LYAR-type C2HC zinc finger protein (COG:D;~EggNog:ENOG410PQGA;~InterPro:IPR014898,IPR039999;~PFAM:PF08790;~go_function: GO:0003677 - DNA binding [Evidence IEA]), translated as MVHFYGTDYRSHTSCMTEAQKYQGALYREKPTKNQRKAQQNNGKQNQKQNNAHGHRAPYVEDANDTDNPPAAPTPPVTGNDKSQEASTQNGDKQVNVFDYLVAEKTPNASKVSLGGSKEQMKMVANAPSVFEPSKSLTRADTDAEEENKNYDVAYEENGYSYGAGPINQSVYDGKAPNASMEFMTPAPKKKKDRLRGEDKVNGTTSEKKRKRRNDDHDMEEADTPMLDAPSSVLNNPGTPMLKHSGLTGGLDRMLRSPSQDGEDHPRRRYQDPSSPIKRSRRDNKDANGDGLGISMKNRAERLVSSMFGGSSVSGSSVNSRETGKAARASRRGSPDEGRSKKLPKVRNASNGQAESDVSKSKRKSSAQTDGDRPSRRQKQIDTDSRHDDNGREVVVYQQSGVPDGLQRQMATHFLSLVTKGPESTRGFSVNKVLKRFHRDFTDEFDDSDRGRDQGRSRADRERRADDEKELWRTLRLKQNERGEVVLFF; from the exons ATGGTGCACTTTTACGGAACTGACTATCGGTCGCATACG TCGTGTATGACCGAGGCGCAAAAGTACCAGGGCGCGCTCTACCGGGAGAAGCCTACGAAGAACCAACGCAAGGCACAACAGAACAATGGCAAGCAGAATCAGAAGCAGAACAACGCTCATGGTCACCGCGCCCCGTATGTCGAAGATGCGAACGACACTGATAACCCGCCTGCGGCTCCTACTCCCCCGGTGACTGGAAACGACAAGTCCCAGGAGGCTTCTACGCAGAATGGAGACAAGCAAGTTAATGTCTTTGACTACTTGGTGGCAGAAAAGACTCCCAATGCGTCCAAGGTCTCTCTGGGTGGATCCAAAgagcagatgaagatggtcgcCAATGCTCCCTCTGTCTTCGAGCCCAGCAAATCTCTGACCCGCGCCGACACCGatgcggaggaagagaacaagaacTACGACGTCGCATACGAGGAGAATGGTTACTCCTACGGAGCTGGACCCATCAACCAGTCGGTGTATGACGGTAAAGCTCCGAACGCCTCCATGGAGTTCATGACCCcggcaccgaagaagaagaaggatcgTTTGCGCGGCGAGGACAAGGTCAACGGCACGACCAgtgagaagaagcgcaagcgccgCAACGACGATCACGacatggaagaagccgacACCCCCATGTTGGATGCGCCATCCAGCGTTCTGAACAACCCGGGCACACCCATGCTGAAGCACTCTGGTTTGACTGGTGGTCTGGATCGGATGCTCCGCTCGCCATCTCAGGACGGAGAAGACCACCCGCGTCGTCGTTATCAGGACCCCTCGTCACCCATCAAGCGTTCTCGCCGGGACAACAAGGACGCCAATGGTGATGGTCTTGGAATTTCGATGAAGAACCGCGCTGAACGTCTTGTGTCGTCCATGTTTGGTGGATCGTCGGTCTCAGGAAGTAGCGTGAACAGCCGCGAAACCGGCAAGGCTGCCCGGGCCAGTCGACGCGGGTCTCCAGACGAGGGTCGTTCCAAGAAGTTGCCCAAGGTCCGCAACGCCTCGAACGGCCAGGCCGAGTCTGATGTTAGCAAGAGCAAGCGTAAGAGCAGCGCTCAGACGGACGGTGATCGGCCTTCGCGCCGTCAAAAGCAGATCGACACCGACTCTCGCCACGACGATAACGGCCGTGAAGTGGTGGTGTACCAGCAGAGCGGCGTCCCTGATGGCTTGCAGCGCCAGATGGCTACTCACTTCCTCTCATTGGTGACCAAGGGACCCGAAAGCACGCGCGGGTTCTCTGTAAACAAGGTTCTGAAGCGATTCCACCGCGATTTCACGGACGAGTTTGACGACAGCGACCGTGGCCGCGATCAAGGCCGCAGCCGTGCGGATCGGGAGCGCAGagccgatgatgagaaggagctGTGGCGGACACTGCGGTTGAAGCAGAATGAACGGGGTGAAGTGGtgcttttcttctga
- a CDS encoding flavin-linked sulfhydryl oxidase ERV2 (COG:O;~EggNog:ENOG410PQ4I;~InterPro:IPR036774,IPR017905,IPR039799;~PFAM:PF04777;~go_function: GO:0016971 - flavin-linked sulfhydryl oxidase activity [Evidence IEA];~go_function: GO:0016972 - thiol oxidase activity [Evidence IEA];~go_process: GO:0055114 - oxidation-reduction process [Evidence IEA]), whose translation MANRQITRRILISTAIAVFLLFVFFIRPEGPPSPAIRAPGHLEKSTQAVVSKDDLTKGEVVMPRLGNATAKAELGRATWKYFHTMLARYPEDPTEEQQETLRSFIYLFARLYPCGECASHFQGHLKKYPPQVSSRNAAAGWGCFIHNEVNTMLEKPIFDCNNIGDFYDCGCAEDEEGEGGETLKDKKSQSAARDEVDSDDAVSPVEISREPTTRG comes from the exons ATGGCGAACCGTCAGATTACTCGACGCATTCTCATCAGTACCGCGATTGCCGTCTTCCTGctctttgttttctttatCCGACCTGAAGGACCGCCGAGTCCCGCGATCCGTGCCCCTGGTCACCTGGAGAAGTCTACGCAGGCCGTGGTCTCCAAAGATGACCTCACCAAGGGCGAGGTTGTGATGCCCCGGCTGGGGAATGCAACCGCGAA AGCCGAATTGGGTCGTGCGACATGGAAGTACTTCCATACCATGCTAGCTCGATACCCCGAGGACCCgacggaggagcagcaggaaaCTCTTCGCTCCTTCATCTACCTTTTTGCGCGACTCTATCCATG TGGGGAGTGCGCTTCTCATTTCCAGGGTCATCTGAAAAAGTACCCGCCGCAAGTTTCGTCGCGCAACGCGGCTGCAGGATGGGGCTGCTTTATCCACAACGAAGTGAACACCATGCTCGAAAAGCCGATCTTCGACTGCAATAATATTGGGGACTTTTACGACTGCGGCTgcgccgaggatgaggagggcgagggtggtgaaACTTTGAAGGATAAGAAGAGTCAGAGCGCTGCTCGAGACGAGGTTGATAGCGATGATGCCGTTTCGCCCGTTGAGATATCCAGGGAGCC GACTACGCGGGGTTGA
- a CDS encoding alpha/beta hydrolase (COG:S;~EggNog:ENOG410PJEQ;~InterPro:IPR022742,IPR029058;~MEROPS:MER0017242;~PFAM:PF03959,PF00326,PF12146;~TransMembrane:1 (o20-43i)) — MSESPPPPSWSIAGMANSAVQFLRLPVLASSGLAVVASGLLYFKQNELIYPRNVPVDARTNVPKPQQFGITDYEDLQIPTPDGESLNALFIHPSRKRIGPSITVLMFHGNAGNIGHRIPIAKVLQDVLGCNVLMVEYRGYGLSTGTPDEAGLKIDAQTGLEYIQQRPETRDSKIVVYGQSLGGAVAINLVANNQANGAIAGLILENTFLSIRKLIPTVFPPARYLARFCHQYWTSEDILPKITQVPILFLSGLKDEIVPPSNMTQLFAICKSDRKVWRTLPNGGHNDSVAEPGYFEHILSFVREEVLADGQ; from the exons ATGTCGGAGTCGCCGCCCCCACCGTCATGGAGTATCGCCGGCATGGCCAACAGTGCCGTGCAGTTCTTGCGATTGCCAGTTCTGGCATCTTCCGGATTGGCTGTGGTAGCCAGCGGCCTTTTGTACTTTAAGCAGAA TGAGCTCATTTATCCTCGCAACGTGCCCGTGGATGCGCGGACAAATGTTCCCAAGCCCCAACAGTTTGGAATCACAGACTACGAAGATCTACAAATTCCGACCCCCGATGGAGAGTCGTTAAATGCCCTGTTCATTCACCCTTCGCGCAAACGTATAGGCCCGAGTATCACCGTGTTGATGTTCCATGGAAATGCCGGAAACATCGGGCATCGCATACCCATCGCAAAGGTTCTACAAGATGTCTTGGGTTGTAATGTCTTGATGGTCGAGTACCGTGGTTACGGTCTGTCAACAGGTACACCGGACGAGGCGGGCTTGAAAATCGATGCTCAGACGGGGCTAGAATATATCCAACAGCGACCGGAAACCCGAGACAGCAAGATTGTGGTATATGGACAGAGCTTGGGTGGAGCCGTGGCGATTAATTTGGTTGCCAACAATCAAGCCAATGGTGCGATCGCTGGACTAATCCTTGAAAACACATTCCTGAGTATTCGCAAACTGATTCCCAC GGTCTTCCCTCCTGCTCGTTACCTTGCCCGATTCTGCCACCAGTACTGGACCAGCGAGGATATCCTACCTAAGATTACACAGGTCCCCATTCTCTTCCTGAGTGGGCTGAAGGACGAGATTGTCCC ACCATCCAACATGACTCAGCTCTTCGCGATCTGCAAATCCGACCGCAAGGTTTGGCGCACACTTCCAAATGGAGGACACAATGACAGTGTTGCTGAGCCAGGCTATTTTGAGCACATCCTCTCTTTTGTGAGGGAGGAAGTCCTCGCGGACGGTCAATAA
- the pre3 gene encoding proteasome core particle subunit beta 1 (COG:O;~EggNog:ENOG410PFUB;~InterPro:IPR029055,IPR001353,IPR023333,IPR000243, IPR037559,IPR016050;~MEROPS:MER0001645;~PFAM:PF00227;~go_component: GO:0005839 - proteasome core complex [Evidence IEA];~go_function: GO:0004298 - threonine-type endopeptidase activity [Evidence IEA];~go_process: GO:0043161 - proteasome-mediated ubiquitin-dependent protein catabolic process [Evidence IEA];~go_process: GO:0051603 - proteolysis involved in cellular protein catabolic process [Evidence IEA]), which yields MVGHGMTGMLGEDGIHVDMNHLKSGEVNLGTSIMAINFKDGVILGADSRTTTGAYIANRVTDKLTQVHDTIWCCRSGSAADTQAVADIVSYHLNMYAITNNEAPSTQVAASLFQELCYENKDMLSAGIIIAGYDPKHGGQVYSIPLGGSLHKQPYSIGGSGSTYIYGYCDTHWRENMTEEEGINFVRGALQEAIKWDGSSGGVIRLVVLTSRGAQRHLYLPDTGYTGPGVTN from the exons ATGGTCGGTCACGGTATGACGGGGATGCTCGGCGAGG ATGGCATCCATGTTGATATGAACCACTTGAAGAGCGGAGAAGTAAA CCTAGGAACATCGAT CATGGCGATCAACTTCAAGGATGGTGTTATATTGGGTGCAGACAGTCGGACGACAACCGGAGCTTACATCGCCAACCGAGTCACCGACAAGTTGACGCAGGTCCATGACACAATCTGGTGCTGTCGATCAGGTTCCGCCGCGGACACCCAGGCTGTGGCAGACATCGTGTCCTACCACCTCAACATGTACGCAATCACCAACAACGAGGCGCCGAGTACTCAGGTCGCCGCATCGCTGTTCCAAGAGCTATGTTACGAGAACAAGGACATGCTAAG TGCCGGTATTATCATTGCCGGATACGATCCGAAGCACGGAGGTCAGGTGTATTCGATACCCTTGGGCGGGTCTCTTCACAAGCAACCGTACTCCATTGGCGGATCCGGATCGACCTATATCTATGGTTACTGTGATACTCACTGGAGGGAGAACAtgacagaggaggaaggcatCAACTTCGTCCGCGGAGCACTGCAAGAAGCGATCAAGTGGGATGGCAGTTCGGGTGGTGTCATCCGACTGGTGGTGCTGACGTCTCGGGGCGCCCAGCGACACCTCTACCTGCCGGACACGGGCTACACTGGACCGGGCGTTACCAATTAA